The Actinomycetota bacterium DNA segment CTCGTCGGTGCTGAGCCCGGACACGGCGAGGGCGCCGTCCTCGGCTCCGGAGACGGTCGCGTCCCGCGAGCGGAGCAGGGGCGCCAGGGCGTCCGGGTCGGTGCTGCGCACCCGCACCCCGCCGGGCGCGGCGCCGGCGATGAAGTCCTCGGTGCCGGTGTCGGCGATCAGCCGCCCCCGGCCGATGACGATCAGGTGCTGGGCGGTCAGGGCCATCTCGCTCATCAGGTGCGACGAGACGAAGACGGTCCGCCCCTCGGCGGCGAGCCCCCGGAGCAGCGACCGGATCCAGCGGATCCCCTCGGTGTCCAGGCCGTTCACCGGCTCGTCGAGGATCACCGTGCGGGGGTCGCCGAGCAGCGCCGCCGCGATGCCCAGCCGCTGGCCCATGCCGAGCGAGAAGCCGCCGGCCCGCCGGCGGGCCACCCCGCCCAGGCCGACCGCCTCGACCACCTCGTCCACCCGGGACCGCCGGATGCCGCAGGTCTGGGCAAGGGCCAGCAGGTGGGCGTAGGCGCTGCGGCCGGGGTGGACGGAGCGAGCGTCCAGCAGCGCGCCCACCTCGCGCAGGGGGGCGGCGTGCTCGCGGTAGGGGCGGCCGTTGACCGTCACCGACCCGCCGGTGGGGGCGTCCAGGCCCAGGATCATCCGCATGGTGGTCGACTTCCCGGCCCCGTTGGGTCCCAGGAAGCCCGTCACCACGCCCGGGCGCACCGTGAAGGTCAGGCCGTCGACGGCCAGCTTGTCGCCGTACCGCTTGGTCAACCCGTGTGCTTCGATCATCTCGCGAGCTCCTCCGCTCGTGATCTCTCGTCGGTCCGTGGCCGCACCAGGCTGCCCGGGCCGGGCCGGGCTGTCGCTGGGGTCGGCGGCCTGGCCGTGGTGGGGTTTTCCTCACCCCGGCGGAGGGCGGACCCCATGGCCGCCGGCCTCGGCGGCGTCTACCGTTTGCCCATGACCTGGATGGACGCGGTTCGACGCTGGCGGCCGACGCTGCATGCCCTCGCCGGCCTGGTGGCCGGCGTCGGCACCGGGGCGGTGCTGGGCGCGCTGGCGCTCACCTGGCTGGCCGCGGTCTGGTCCCTGCTCGACTGGCCGGTCGGCGGTTGGGGGCATGCCCTGCTCTATGCGGCGGTCGTCGTGACCTGGCCGGTGCTCCTGCTGCTGAGCGTCCGCGGGTTCGGCGCCCTGCAGCGGGCCAGGTTCCGCGCCGTGCTCGGCGTCGAGATCCCGGCGCCGCCGGGCGGCGGGACCGGCGCCTGGCCACTGCGGCCGGTCCGGGCCTTGGCCGCCCCGGCCACCTGGCGCCAGCTCGGCTACCACGTGCTGGCCATGACCGGCGGGACCGCCGGCGGCGCGCTGGTCGCGGCCTGCTGGTCGGCGCCGCTGCCGGCCGCCGTCTACCTGGCCGGCCGGCAGCCGGGTCTCGGCCTCGGCCTGGGCGTGGCCGTGGTGGCGGTGGCCCTGCCGCTGGCCGCGCCGTGGGTGGCCGGGGGCATAACCCGGGCCGACGAGGTCGCCGCCCGGGCCCTGCTCGGCCCCAGCCGCGGCGAGGAGCTGGCCCTGCGGGTCGAGTCCCTGACCCGCAGCCGGGCCGAGATCGTCGCCGCCACCGACGCCGAGCGGCGCCGGATCGAGCGCGACCTGCACGACGGGGCCCAGCGCCGGCTGGTCTCCCTGGCCATGCACCTCGGCATGGCCAGGGCCGGCCTCGCCGACGCCCCCGAGGGTGTCCGCCAGGTGATCGAGCAGGCCCACGACGAGGCCACCGAGGCCCTGGCCGAGCTGCGCCAGCTCGTCCGCGGCCTGCACCCGGCCGTGCTCGAGGACCGCGGCCTGGACGCGGCCCTGTCCGGGATCGCCGCCGGCGCGCCGCTGCCGGTGCGCCTGCGGGTCGACGTGGGCGGCCGCTGCTCACCGACCATCGAGGCCGTCGCCTACTTCGTCGTGTCCGAGGCCCTCACCAACGTGGCCAAGCACGCCGACGCCGGCTCCGCCGAGGTCACCGTCGAACGCGCCGGCGACCGGCTGCGCGTGGTCGTCAGCGACGACGGCCGCGGCGGGGCCACGCTCGACGGCGGAGCGGCCACCGACGCCGGCGGCCCGGGCACCGGGCTGCGCGGGCTGGCCCAGCGGGCGGCCGCGGTCGACGGCACCCTGACCGTCCACAGCCCTCCCGGCGGGCCGACGGCGATCACGGTGGAGCTGCCATGCGGGTCGTGATCGCCGAGGACTCGGTCCTGCTCCAGGCCGGGCTGACCAAGCTCCTGCGCGACGGCGGCTTCGAGGTCGTCGCCGCCGTGGCCGACGCCGACCAGCTGCTGCGGGCCGTGGCCGAGCACCGCCCCGACGTCGCCGTGGTCGACGTGCGGATGCCCCCGACCCACACCGACGAGGGCATCCGGGCCGCGCTCGTCATCGGCCGCCAGTACCCGGAGGTCGCGGTGCTGGTGCTGTCCCAGTACGTCGAGGAGCGCTACGCCACCGACCTGCTGTCGGAGCGGACCAGCGCCGTCGGCTACCTGCTCAAGGACCGGGTCGCCCATGTCGCCGACTTCCTCGACGCCCTGCGCCGGGTCGCCGCCGGCGGCACCGCCCTCGACCCCGAGGTCGTCGCCCAGCTCCTGGTCCGCCGCCGCGCCGACCCCCTGGACCGCCTCACCCCTCGTGAGCTCCAGGTCCTCCAGATGATGGCCGAGGGACGCTCCAACAACGGCATCACCGAGGCCCTGGGAGTCAGCCCCAGCGCCGTGGAGAAGTACGTCAGCAACATCTTCGCCAAGCTGGACCTGGCCCCGACCGACACCGACCACCGCCGCGTCCTGGCCGTCCTCAAGTTCCTTGGCGCCTAGCCCGGGAGCGGGTGGGCGGTGAAGAAGTCCCAGACGACCTGGGC contains these protein-coding regions:
- a CDS encoding ATP-binding cassette domain-containing protein; the protein is MIEAHGLTKRYGDKLAVDGLTFTVRPGVVTGFLGPNGAGKSTTMRMILGLDAPTGGSVTVNGRPYREHAAPLREVGALLDARSVHPGRSAYAHLLALAQTCGIRRSRVDEVVEAVGLGGVARRRAGGFSLGMGQRLGIAAALLGDPRTVILDEPVNGLDTEGIRWIRSLLRGLAAEGRTVFVSSHLMSEMALTAQHLIVIGRGRLIADTGTEDFIAGAAPGGVRVRSTDPDALAPLLRSRDATVSGAEDGALAVSGLSTDEVGRIAGAAGITLLELAAEQASLEEAFMDLTRDAVEFRAPTTGRGAP
- a CDS encoding sensor histidine kinase, whose product is MTWMDAVRRWRPTLHALAGLVAGVGTGAVLGALALTWLAAVWSLLDWPVGGWGHALLYAAVVVTWPVLLLLSVRGFGALQRARFRAVLGVEIPAPPGGGTGAWPLRPVRALAAPATWRQLGYHVLAMTGGTAGGALVAACWSAPLPAAVYLAGRQPGLGLGLGVAVVAVALPLAAPWVAGGITRADEVAARALLGPSRGEELALRVESLTRSRAEIVAATDAERRRIERDLHDGAQRRLVSLAMHLGMARAGLADAPEGVRQVIEQAHDEATEALAELRQLVRGLHPAVLEDRGLDAALSGIAAGAPLPVRLRVDVGGRCSPTIEAVAYFVVSEALTNVAKHADAGSAEVTVERAGDRLRVVVSDDGRGGATLDGGAATDAGGPGTGLRGLAQRAAAVDGTLTVHSPPGGPTAITVELPCGS
- a CDS encoding response regulator transcription factor, with protein sequence MRVVIAEDSVLLQAGLTKLLRDGGFEVVAAVADADQLLRAVAEHRPDVAVVDVRMPPTHTDEGIRAALVIGRQYPEVAVLVLSQYVEERYATDLLSERTSAVGYLLKDRVAHVADFLDALRRVAAGGTALDPEVVAQLLVRRRADPLDRLTPRELQVLQMMAEGRSNNGITEALGVSPSAVEKYVSNIFAKLDLAPTDTDHRRVLAVLKFLGA